The segment GTAATCATCTGTGCTATTGTATGTAAGTGCCGGTGTAATCGAGCTTTTTATGCTTTCGTGGTTACGATAACCAGCGGCTGCGTAGTATTCGTTTAGCCCTTCGATTTCTGTCTTTTCTAGGTAGTATGTCAGACTTGCGCTTAAATTTCGTCCCAGCTTTCTGCCAAGCGTCAAAGCAAATCCGTAAGATTTCTCCTCGTAATCGTCCCAGTCATAATCATTAGCAAAGACCATACCGCCCAGGCTGTATTCTGAATCGAAAATTCTAGGATTTGTAAGGCTTACTCTACCGCTTAATTTATCATCTGATTTTTCTACCGATACTGAGCCACTTAGTCCTGTGCCAAAGACATTTCTATCGCTAATTCCACCGCTTAGTAGCAATCCATCATCGCTACCATATCCGATACCGCCTGTAATCGAGCCGGTTGGGGTTTCTTGGACTACGACTTCTAAATCTAGCTGATCGTCACTCACCCTAGTTTCTTTGATTTCGACATTTTCGAAATATCCAGTGCGTTTAAGAGCCGCGATAGAATCAGCATAATCGGTTCTGCTAAATAAATTTCCCTCAGTTAGATACATTTCGCGTCTAACGACTTTATCTTCTGTTTTGTCGTTGCCAGAGATTGTTACATTTCTGATATAGACTTTATTTTCAGGTATGATTTTATAAGTTATGCCTATGGTTTTGGCCTCTCTGTCTTGATCGGTTTGCGGGACGACCTTGACATAAGCATATCCTTGATCGGCGACTAAGGTTTCGATTTTTTGGATATCACGACGCATCCAGTCTGAATTCATCGTATCGCCCTTTTCGAGTTTTAGATCGCTTATGACCTTTTCTTTATCCATAGTTACATTTTCTGGGCAGTCGATATCTATACTGCTGACCTTATAACGCTCGCCCTCTGTTACATAATATGTCAAATCCGCGGTGTAATCGCCAGTATCGGCATTTACGATTGGGGCAGATACCCTAGCGTCGAGGTAGCCTTTTTTGTAGTATTCTTCTTGGATTCTATTTGCGTCGTTTGGCAACTCATTAGCTTTTAGCTGTCCGTCGTTAAAGCCCCATAGCCAGCCAAATACTTCGCGTTGTTTGTTTGAAACAGCTGGTTCGATATCATCATAATCTAGTTTTTTAGCACCGACTAAATTTACTTTTTCGATGATGATGTTTTCGCCTCTATTGACATCGACTATGACATGCACGGCGTTTCCTTCGCTATCAAGCGGTTTTGGGGTAACTTCGACAACAGTGTCAAAAAAGCCCTTTACTTCGTAAAATTGCTTGATTCTAGCGGCAGCATTTTTTGCCAAAACCTCATCATAGACCTGTCCTGGGCGAAGTCCGATTAGATTTTTGATAGCGTCTTGGTCGTTTGTAACGACATTTTTGATATCGACTTTGGCCACGCTTGGTTTTTCTTTTACGCTAATTGTTACATTTCCGCCCTGTTCGCTGATATATACATCTTCGAAATAGCCCTGAGCAAAGAGATTTGAGATCGCTCGGTTTGTGTTTTCGCCTGTGATTTGATCGCCTATTTGTAGGCCAGAAATAGCAGCTGCAACTTGCGGAGATAGGTGTTTTAAACCCTCGAATTTAATAGTTTGGATTTGCGCTGCGCAAGCAACAGAAACCCCAC is part of the Campylobacter sp. VBCF_01 NA2 genome and harbors:
- the bamA gene encoding outer membrane protein assembly factor BamA — its product is MRKSLFLLLGGVSVACAAQIQTIKFEGLKHLSPQVAAAISGLQIGDQITGENTNRAISNLFAQGYFEDVYISEQGGNVTISVKEKPSVAKVDIKNVVTNDQDAIKNLIGLRPGQVYDEVLAKNAAARIKQFYEVKGFFDTVVEVTPKPLDSEGNAVHVIVDVNRGENIIIEKVNLVGAKKLDYDDIEPAVSNKQREVFGWLWGFNDGQLKANELPNDANRIQEEYYKKGYLDARVSAPIVNADTGDYTADLTYYVTEGERYKVSSIDIDCPENVTMDKEKVISDLKLEKGDTMNSDWMRRDIQKIETLVADQGYAYVKVVPQTDQDREAKTIGITYKIIPENKVYIRNVTISGNDKTEDKVVRREMYLTEGNLFSRTDYADSIAALKRTGYFENVEIKETRVSDDQLDLEVVVQETPTGSITGGIGYGSDDGLLLSGGISDRNVFGTGLSGSVSVEKSDDKLSGRVSLTNPRIFDSEYSLGGMVFANDYDWDDYEEKSYGFALTLGRKLGRNLSASLTYYLEKTEIEGLNEYYAAAGYRNHESIKSSITPALTYNSTDDYYLPRSGIIATASLEYAGLGGDIEFTKAKGSFNYYFGLRDYIDYDLIFRYKAAAGYVWDRGDPLPINEKLFLGGIRTVRGYNSRSIPRKEICVASGSCRYVETGGMQSFNNSVELSFPLIDRMKMRLVTFFDYGMIGDNDWNEEERYSAGAGIEWLTPMGPLQLYFTKPLNEKPHDKTNSFEFSIGARFN